A genomic window from Nitrospiria bacterium includes:
- a CDS encoding sensor domain-containing diguanylate cyclase, whose product MFNLGRIVTENILLLSIVAVVVGLLAIAGLVPLRRLANTTKDLETELHHLRSQMDFKELTLTQQRQSLLQIKQETANLSRILLLLPDLAKQLSAAHTTRELEENIVQLTQKLLDAREVSLFAVEKDELVLKTQSGFSPDRADAIKRIKIGEGRIGWTAKKRVIMTADDFEKESNLVKTSFLQDRFKNIQTDLCAPLIHWDRFYGVINVGGLGAIPENGRRLIHMISHLGVIALENVLLLNENQKQADLDSLTTLYNVTYFYKYLDRELQKAHRYGRPLTVVIFDLDQFESYNQMFGRLEGDQALRVVANIIRDRLRTVDIPCRYGGEEMAVVLPETDQEKGRFVAERIRQSTEAHPFSLKRVTLSGGLAVYPVDGKDSKDLIKKAEAALGAAKKSGRNRVVSYSSISPAP is encoded by the coding sequence TTGTTTAACTTAGGACGAATCGTCACGGAAAATATCCTTCTCCTATCGATCGTTGCCGTTGTCGTAGGGCTCCTGGCCATCGCCGGACTTGTTCCGTTGCGGCGTCTGGCCAACACAACGAAGGATTTGGAAACCGAATTGCACCATCTCCGGTCCCAGATGGATTTCAAAGAACTGACCCTGACCCAACAGCGGCAATCCCTCCTTCAAATTAAGCAAGAGACCGCCAATCTTTCGAGGATTCTTCTCCTGCTCCCCGACCTAGCCAAACAGTTGTCCGCCGCCCACACAACCCGGGAGTTGGAAGAGAACATCGTCCAACTTACCCAGAAGCTCCTGGATGCGAGAGAAGTTTCTCTTTTCGCCGTGGAGAAGGATGAGCTGGTCCTGAAGACCCAGTCGGGCTTTTCACCCGACAGGGCAGATGCGATTAAACGAATCAAGATCGGCGAGGGGCGTATCGGCTGGACGGCCAAGAAGCGGGTGATCATGACCGCCGACGATTTTGAAAAAGAGAGCAACCTCGTGAAAACCTCCTTCCTTCAGGATCGGTTCAAGAACATTCAAACCGATCTCTGTGCCCCCCTGATTCATTGGGATCGTTTCTACGGCGTGATCAACGTGGGGGGGCTCGGTGCCATCCCGGAGAACGGCCGAAGGTTGATCCACATGATCTCCCACCTAGGCGTGATCGCACTGGAAAATGTTCTTTTGCTCAACGAAAATCAGAAGCAAGCCGACCTGGACAGTCTGACCACGCTCTATAATGTAACCTACTTCTATAAGTACCTCGACCGCGAACTTCAGAAGGCCCACCGGTACGGTCGGCCGTTGACCGTGGTGATCTTCGACCTGGATCAATTTGAATCGTACAATCAAATGTTCGGCCGACTGGAAGGGGATCAGGCACTTCGGGTTGTGGCGAACATCATCAGGGACCGCCTCCGAACGGTGGATATTCCATGCCGTTACGGGGGGGAAGAAATGGCCGTGGTGCTTCCGGAGACCGATCAGGAAAAAGGGCGATTCGTGGCGGAACGGATTCGGCAATCCACCGAGGCCCACCCCTTCTCGCTCAAGCGTGTGACCCTCAGCGGGGGGCTCGCGGTATACCCGGTCGACGGAAAGGATTCGAAAGACCTAATCAAAAAGGCCGAGGCGGCTTTGGGGGCGGCTAAAAAATCGGGGCGGAATCGCGTTGTGAGCTATTCATCCATTTCCCCGGCGCCTTGA